A part of Acipenser ruthenus chromosome 12, fAciRut3.2 maternal haplotype, whole genome shotgun sequence genomic DNA contains:
- the LOC117417128 gene encoding tetratricopeptide repeat protein 14-like encodes MDRDILRQSVSYHGHTLFSLLKCEQQENPDFQCIAGDLSRTVQYRKERKVENVAIQQFIARKADLLFSPSWQSSTPLVKEETEDMYAVMPPLEQFMEVPGSDRRNLFFRDIECGDVVIGRINSLREFGFFVTLICLSGGLERYIEDLEITALCPLRDVPTHGNHDDPLSYYQNGDLIQAGVKDVDCYHEKLTVSLQPSSLPPSLSHLKLGVIGVDDMPAHYSRSVAVVSSTTETYETVLERTLGFANPSTVEFLLGKLGISETDPASLMRGLQTKNFLKEDYATSIRKKQSASWALKCVKVGVDHFKSGRHAEAMNEYNKGLEIDPNNVEALVARGALYATKGNLNKAIDDFELALESCPTHRNARKYLCQTLVQRGGQVEEEEKLVTAEGLYRKALALDEAFEEAEEALQKLQKHIQKSLKLKEEAAKEEKDMNKSVETSAEKLRKLLKEEKRRKRKRKRSSSPSDSLLSSSRKKSKKRKKRSVSSHRHKKRSHRSSSNEDKTFDSKESWYRPPANTSASFLNQKQDMAKLLEGNVRSVEQKSQVKGKRHNRSMSSSSVEILNDDGEDRSEDSIDSIRSAKFQAGSTKGKSQCSIDGDSRHHISKSRHRLSSGKEGELDHYSKRQVQASGIHQGLYGSAEKSDHRKNSSSSAGSEYSDKCGYAIRDSYSQDHSCSKNVESGDKQEEYKSREGVSKVKPKGEENVQSRGRLQNGKESAAKETADKNLPLNLLNIFSQIAQFEKEKCSKQKQ; translated from the exons ATGGATAGAGATATTCTACGCCAGTCTGTGAGTTACCATGGACATACCCTGTTCTCCCTTTTAAAATGTGAGCAGCAGGAAAACCCAGATTTCCAGTGCATCGCTGGAGACTTGTCAAGAACTGTACAATACAG AAAAGAGAGAAAAGTTGAAAATGTTGCTATTCAGCAATTTATTGCAAGGAAAGCAGATCTCCTATTTTCTCCATCATGGCAGTCCAGCACCCCATTGGTTAAAGAGGAGACTGAAG ATATGTATGCAGTTATGCCACCTCTGGAACAATTCATGGAGGTCCCTGGCAGCGACAGGAGAAACCTATTTTTTCGAGATATTGAATGTGGGGATGTTGTGATCGGGCGTATTAACTCCTTACGAGAATTTGGATTCTTTGTTACTTTGATCTGTTTAAGCGGAGGTCTGGAGAGATATATTGAGGATCTGGAAATAACA GCCCTATGTCCATTACGGGATGTGCCTACCCATGGTAACCATGATGATCCTCTCTCGTACTATCAAAATGGAGATCTAATTCAAg CTGGAGTAAAGGACGTTGACTGTTACCATGAAAAACTGACTGTTTCGTTGCAACCTTCTTCTCTTCCTCCATCCCTTTCACATCTGAAACTTGGAGTTATAGGTGTTGATGATATGCCTGCCCATTACAG TCGGAGTGTTGCGGTGGTCAGCAGCACTACAGAAACCTATGAGACGGTCTTGGAACGTACACTTGGTTTTGCGAATCCATCCACAGTAGAGTTTCTCTTGGGGAAACTAGGAATTAGTGAAACCGATCCTGCTTCACTGATGAGGGGATTGCAAAC caaaaaCTTCTTAAAAGAAGATTATGCGACATCTATCAGAAAAAAGCAGTCGGCATCTTGGGCATTAAAATg TGTAAAGGTTGGAGTGGATCATTTTAAATCGGGACGGCATGCAGAAGCGATGAATGAATACAACAAGGGCTTGGAAATTGATCCAAACAATGTGGAAGCATTGGTGGCACGTGGGGCTTT ATATGCTACAAAGGGTAATTTGAATAAAGCTATAGATGACTTTGAACTGGCATTAGAGAGCTGTCCAACGCATAGAAATGCCAGAAAATACTTATGCCAAACATTAGTGCAAAGAGGAGGCCA GGTGGAAGAGGAAGAAAAACTGGTAACTGCTGAAGGGTTATACAGAAAAGCACTGGCTTTAGACGAGGCTTTTGAAGAGGCAGAAGAAGCTTTGCAAAAACTACAGAAACACATCCAG AAATCACTGAAATTGAAAGAGGAAGCAGCAAAAGAAGAGAAGGATATGAATAAAAGTGTGGAGACAAGTGCTGAAAAATTGCGTAAgctattaaaagaagaaaaaag aaggaaaagaaaaaggaagagATCATCATCCCCTTCTGACTCCTTATTGTCTTCAAGCCGCAAAAAATCCAAGAAAAGGAAGAAACGCTCAGTATCTTCACACAGGCACAAGAAGCGTTCACACAGGTCTTCCTCGAATGAAGACAAAACTTTTGATAGCAAGGAGTCATGGTACCGTCCTCCAGCAAATACCTCAGCATCTTTCCTGAACCAAAAGCAGGATATGGCTAAACTGCTAGAGGGGAATGTCAGGTCAGTAGAACAGAAATCCCAGGTAAAGGGTAAAAGGCACAACCGCTCCATGTCTTCATCTTCTGTTGAAATCTTGAATGATGATGGTGAAGATCGGTCTGAAGACTCCATAGATTCCATTCGTAGTGCCAAATTCCAAGCTGGTAGCACCAAAGGAAAAAGTCAGTGCAGTATAGATGGGGATTCTAGACATCATATTTCAAAATCTCGCCACAGGTTATCAAGTGGTAAAGAGGGAGAGCTGGACCACTATTCTAAGAGGCAGGTCCAGGCATCTGGCATTCACCAAGGCCTGTATGGTAGTGCAGAAAAGTCAGACCATAGAAAGAACTCCTCATCTTCAGCAGGTTCTGAGTATTCTGATAAGTGTGGTTATGCAATAAGAGATTCTTATTCACAGGATCATAGTTGCAGCAAAAATGTAGAGAGTGGGGATAAGCAGGAGGAATACAAGAGCCGAGAGGGTGTAAGTAAGGTGAAACCTAAGGGAGAGGAAAATGTACAGTCAAGAGGTAGATTGCAGAATGGTAAGGAGTCTGCTGCTAAAGAGACAGCGGACAAGAATTTGCCATTAAACTTGCTTAATATATTCAGCCAGATTGCTCAGTTTGAAAAAGAGAAATGCAGTAAGCAGAAACAGTGA